acttaatgtatatcggctgaatggacgtcagtgattggttgaaattacagaaatacgacaactttaacatggaataacttatggatttctttttttttaaagaagactaagagaaaaagatgttttatatgacacattctaccagtgttccaagtttcaaagtgtttcgttaatgaaaaatgtggccctcgttttaaaaaagatccaattgcTGGATGCAGGACAAACGTACAAGTATGTACAAACTtaacatctacatgtatatatagatgcatatctgaatacatgacgttgcaaaaaaaacgtggacaaaatgaaaaacagaacataaacagagcacagaaaacaaacaggccacgtagagaatatttccttcatcagctgcccctattctaaattAAGCgtttcgcacatacacacatcaccgATTTCCACCTACAttagacgtggttgtgtggtcagaagcttgtttcccaatcatatggttccgggttcaatcccactgcgtggcacttttggCAAGGGTCTGCTACTACAGTCTcgggctaatcaaagccttgtgtgagtgggtttggttggcggaaactgaaactggtgtttttacgtccccgtaacttggcggttcagcaaaacagaaagataaaataagtacaaggccttaaaaaaattaagtcctggagttgatttgttcgactaaaaccccctcaatgtggtgccccagcatggccgcagtaaaatgactgaaacaagtgaaagataaaagatataaactggtatcaaattttggtagaagcccagcaatttcgggtAGGACTTAAGTcgattgactggtacttattttatcgactcagaaaggatgaaaggcaaaattgacctcggcggtaatttgaactcgaaacataaaagcggacgaaacgccgctaattATTTTGCACTGCATGTTAAttattctgccacctcgccgccttgtacgcatatatgcacatttagaaatttaattacgcgtacacacacatatacatgcacatacaggtatacatgcacacacacacacccgcacaatTGTTTACATAATCGAACACAGACACATgaatgtgcgcgcacgcacacacacaccggcaTAGTTGTATACATAAtcgaacacatagacacatgaatgtgcgcgcgcgcacacacacatacatacatacatacatacacataaacttacaaatacttataaacatgcatacatatacattgtaaacaatagacacacacacgtacatacattaacatgcatatatgtagatacacataaacttgcaaacaaacacatacatacatacatacatacatacatactaacacacatggacaaacatacatgaatgtatatagacatatagacacataaacaacgtacacatacatacgtacataaacaagcacacacgtCCAGTAGAgagaaaaagcaacaataacatttctGACAAAAAGATTTCAATTCATAAAATACAGCTCACCTCGATCTGTTCACCGATTGGTCAACTGTTTAATTTAAGCTCCGCCTATCAAGGCGGgtcttttcacaaatatatgtttCTGTCGGCGTGAAACTCGTAGTATTTTCATGTTTAACGTGTACCGCCAGTTGCTTGCTACAAAGccggctgttttttttttaactggggTTGTATTTTAACACCAAAGATCTTACACTGGAATTACACACATCAGTTTGAatttcaacgttttttttttgtaaacgtctgaattttttgtgcttgtatatatataaatatatatatatatttatatatatatatatgtatatatatatattatatatgcacacacatattttaaaatctggctTAGTTTGAAGCgaaaaattaacgtgcaaagtaCATTCAACATATCACGCGTaaactttatttaaaagaaaagttaaaaggactatatatatatatatatataaacgcacaaaaTGAATGATAGAAAAAGTATGAGTGAAATAGCAGCAGATTTTATTGACCCTTCGACGTGGCCTTTACTTCATAATGATCCTACACTAGAAGAGTTCGAATTCATGTCACAGTCTCTGGAGTTAAGTTCTGTCAACGATGAATGGCTATCATCGTCGGATCCTTTCAGTGATTTCAACTTCgataattttgaaatgttatttgcaGACCCCGACTTTCTCGTTGCTAATCGTATTGACAATCACAACAACGAAAACGCCGACCGCAATAGCAGATCGACTCGTAATCCTAACTTATCATCCGCGAACCCTTCACCCACGCACACCAATTATGAGTCGGATTTCTTGGCAACTGGTCAAGACGAACAACAGacaccatcgccatcatcttcatcacgaGAATTCTTCTCTTCACAAACTTCAGCACCACCCTCACCCTGGTCCCAACACTCTTCTGTCGGTTCCCCATTGTCAACACAACCAGATTCACCACTCGGATTAAACACATCTGAGAATTCTTTTGATTTTCGGACTTTACTAAGTAAATCAAATCTTCAAGTTCCAGTTGAACAGACCCCAAACAAACCCCAGCCTAAGGAAAAGGGGAAGAGAGGTCGACCTCCAAAGAAAAACCTCGACCGACGAATACAGAAAGGGAAAAGAActggtaagattttttttttcgttccgtTTCTAATTAAACCCTTCTTCGTTACCATAACTTAGTTGCTTCTATTCAATACATATTAATTAACAAGGTAGTCTCTATGTAATCGCTTGACCGGTGACGATCTTTTATATTACGACTgtaaacttaattttaaaacattaaaaattgcaATACAAACATAAACGTCACTGAATTAATGCTTGaaacttgtaaaatatataattgtataaaatatatatttaacaagaaTAGTCAATATAGCAACGAGACTCCACTTATGTTAGATGTAGGGGTTTCTCGTTTCGTTTCTTGTACAAGAATCTGGTGGAGTCAGTTACTAAATTAGAACAAATAATATATTAGccaaatatatattcagataattACACGACCCAGAAGGTTGTggttcataggtctgctcaatcaaagcTATCATGGGCTAAACAATAATTTATCACTTGTAAGTCAGATAACAGCATAACACTTATACACTTACCCCACCACCGGAACATGTAGCCTCTTCTTTCACATGTTTCCACATTAATTTATACTTACACTATTCAAACAttgttttttgtctctctctgtcaacAAATAgcgtttttcttttgttctcaaAGCTTACTTTCTTTGTACCCTAAGGTACTCTGAGGTCAACCCCGATTAGCAAACGCTATAATGGGTATGGGATGAGGGAGTACGTCCCATTTTAAAACGGTAGGGTATaaggaatttggctgttatttcaagcaggttgaaTGGCCATGTAGAGGCTTCCTCGTTAGCTCGTTTAAACATACAATAGTGGTGGGAAAAGCAAACCCTAGATTGATAACTAACCTATGTTTGTAAgcgtatatttatgaatgtattttgttCATAATGGTTAACTTTTCGACCAGTCTTACCATACCAGTTCTTTGTAGATTTGGACAAATTTTACCACAgagcattttttgttttgtataggtTTATTTATACGTTTAggttaaagtaaaaagaaagaaaaagaatactaaAGAAACTATTCTTGGGATTCTCACACTAACCGTATTGAAGACACACTTTCCTTCCACCTCATGATTTTTGACAACCggcatgacaacacacacactcactcactcacatacatcaGCATGGTGAAAAAGACAGCCGGGGTAACTTAGTTactctcttttctgttttttatacGTAACCCAGCCAAACGCCATAGCAACGAACGAAGCGCTGATACTTCTAACCAGCCAACCCTTTGTCTATGCATTTTGTAACCAATCCttccctttttttatatttaaacttgAGAGACGATGGGTCAAACTTCCTCGATCGTTACCAGTGACTTAAACAACTCAGTCCTTCATTCCCTGGTTGTATCCTGACAAATAAGCAATTTTTATTCAGACGATAAAAACAACGTGTTATAGCAGAACTAACAAAGTTTAATTGTGTTAGTTTGTCTTTGTAGAGATACTATAGCGACTTACTTTTGAACCTGTCCCTTATACCCGCTACGATCTCATAGTAGCTAGGTAAAACGgtagacggactatatgtaatctgaacctttacccccttatttattaatttttttttacggaatcccacgttttaggctatggagattccgattctgaaaaaaaattgtttgaaaaatgtcacacccccccccccaccaaacaggctatttacatgctagaaataacagccaaatctcacaaaactagttttagggttaggtttaccctgtggatctatataaaaaccggggggggggatcgaaattttgaaattgagatttttgaaaattttgtttcagaatcggaatctccatagcctaaaacgtgggattccgtaaaaaaaaaataataataataagtggggaaaggttcagattacatatagtccatctggaccggtaaaactttatttttcttcGTTCCATATCTATAAATGTAGACTCAGATTGATCGAAAACCAAGGAGAGGTTTATTTTTAGTTGAAAACATTATTCTCCTATGGGCATACACGCCGTTTGTTGCTGCTATTCCCAGTGGAAACGAAACCAGGTCGTGGTATATATTTGCAGAGAATTTACCTCTTAGCTTCATCGTTTCTCACAGCTGAGAGTTCTTTATGAAACAcagtctctttattttatttttaataaaatgtgaTGACTGGATCTCGTCATATAACTGGTGGTTTACTTTGTCTTTGATTCTGGCAAAGTCGAACTATAGAAAAGCAACCGTAGTCTTTCTTACCGTCTACACCTAATccattccctctttctttctaaaGTGACTATCAATTCTCTTATCTCTTTTTTATATGCACTTCTTTCTGTGAGTTGAATATACAATGTCAAGCATCCTAAGTCACATTtcaactgtccccctccccctcGCTTCCATCTGTTTCTCTATAACAAGTATGATCTTTAAAAGGATAGATAAGTGAAAGTGATAGGTTGTACCTTACACGAAAATAGTCACTTAAACTGGGTTGTAAGGGATGGTGAGTGGGGTGACTTGTATAACGTCTTTGCTGATAAAAAACATTCTCTAAAAAGTCTTTCGCAGAGTATCTCTCAAGtcaacagttaaaaaaaatagCTTAGGGTCCCTCTAATGTTTTATATACTAAATAgaatttagtctttttttttcttaatacagGAGATGAATAGGGTTGAGGTGTTGCCCAGTTTAAAAGGGTTGTGATTTTGTGTCTTAGCACAAGCGAGACGTTCAGTGCTTTTTATATTCTGTGCTCTTCACTTTCCTTTTGTCAGTTAATAACTTGTtttgttaatatgtatatgtcaGCTAATGTGATAAAAAGTTTAATCTACAATTTTCACTATGTTGATTAGTgtcaaatattaaaaagaaaacactttttcTGAAAATTCGCCCTAAATGACTTTTGACATTCTAATCTAATTGATACATGCAATAAGTTCACAAGCATGGTTTCCAATTTAGTGAATTAATTTCAGGCTCTCAATTTAATTCCAATTCCTGCCAGGGAATTAAGATTCATCGGTCTCTGATCGTTTGCGAAGAACATGGTCACTGGTTCCTTCCagatttaatgaaaaaatatcccACTAGGGGTTGaatactgaataaataaaaatcaactaTATTCTATATCTCCCTTACCCATTGCATGCTTATGGTCTTGTGTCAATAAATGTTTTTCAGTGCAACAGTTGTATTTTAGTCGTTATCTCATAATTAATCATCCTTttttttcactgaatattttgGCGTTATCCCTAAAACAAACTTATTTACTGTGTTCTTATAAAAAGTATAAGACAGTGGAAATTTTTAGAAAGTTTAGTCTGATTGAATATATCGGTACCTTTAATTTTAAACCTTAAAGTTAGAGGGAGCCTCTTATACTCCCTCGAttttgtagaaatagcagctaaattccttTCTACTGTCTTAAATCAGtcctaaatatataaaatgacagtGTTAATGACTGGAACACTTTTTGATCCATAAGTCTGCTCGATCATTTTTAGTTCTAGTTAGGGGGCTGAACAACCACTACAACCGGCCTATCGACCCGCTCCTACCATCAACTTAATCAACCATAATACTTAACTTTCGACCCTTTTTAGATAAGAGTcgtgggtactactaaagcagcacggtcccgaacgcgcagtcgcgagtggtcgatcctaaccctaaccctaaacacgtattcatttgcacacgcgggttagggttaggattgaccactcacgactagctagcgcggacgcgcgactgcgcgttcgggaccgtgctgctttagtagtaccgagtCATGTTATTTAGCGTTTATTGCAACAGCGATTTGTCGCGATATTGGCTCaagaatagataaaatatttaatataaacacaaGGCAAGGCCTAAAACAGTTAGGAGATGGGAAAAGTcgatatttgattggtacttttattttatcgacaccggagGGATGAAAGCTAGAGATGAATGTAAACACCTAGTACAAATACCGCAATGCTTTTTCATCTCCTCCCCTTTACCGACTCTTTTGATCAACCATCGATTAAATAATGTTAGAAATTGAGTGTTGCTTTGATCATCAGGGTTCCTGCCccgaattaaatattttctataactcagagaaaatatattgtatttattaaacaCTAGTTATGTAgcataaaatattagttaaatagAGATATTTCTCCTACAAGTACTTGCCGGAGTACGTAATAAAGTACGTCTAACAAACATTTTTATTGCAGTAAATTCAATTCATGAAAACAGTAAtaggaaattttcaataaatagtttttagtttttttttattgtttctaaaaCATTGGGTTTTTTTCGTATGCTTGATACAATTATATAAATTGCATTCCTTGCGTCCAAGTCATGTTGTCAGTAAATGAGTGACTTTGTTTAATTACTTCCTtattaaattcataaaatataacaggtcatttgtttgtattcctGTGGACCACTACTGTAGTAATCTGATCAACAGTTCGATTCTATGTAGGTTTCGATTCTGTTTTTAGAACCAGTTAGCTCTACGTAGATCATCAATTCCGTCTACATTCCCTTAAAACTTTCAGGTTTCGACCCAAGTAGTAGTTTAAACCTAGGATGGCACTAATCGAGCAGATCGTCTAAGTTTATCTCGGGTTACATTATCTAAGAC
This DNA window, taken from Octopus bimaculoides isolate UCB-OBI-ISO-001 chromosome 9, ASM119413v2, whole genome shotgun sequence, encodes the following:
- the LOC106870557 gene encoding myc proto-oncogene protein, translated to MNDRKSMSEIAADFIDPSTWPLLHNDPTLEEFEFMSQSLELSSVNDEWLSSSDPFSDFNFDNFEMLFADPDFLVANRIDNHNNENADRNSRSTRNPNLSSANPSPTHTNYESDFLATGQDEQQTPSPSSSSREFFSSQTSAPPSPWSQHSSVGSPLSTQPDSPLGLNTSENSFDFRTLLSKSNLQVPVEQTPNKPQPKEKGKRGRPPKKNLDRRIQKGKRTAIISPETLEDSMVRLSHTNHTNTSCSSSTSTAVTERKKRKCMTDEEKKIHNELERRRRAAMSVRLAHLKDSVEKIRDDPKASTKKIVDEAIVAIEDCKLYEQELLIEKQNLADHRRRLKARIQSMEKGTDYSFTSTLTDMDSGLSEDEHVSVV